One region of Cydia pomonella isolate Wapato2018A chromosome 25, ilCydPomo1, whole genome shotgun sequence genomic DNA includes:
- the LOC133531490 gene encoding zinc finger protein ZFP2-like isoform X1 encodes MSFYSMYRWCIVPNCNNSTSKTPEKLFIKVPNDIYMRNVWLELSGRDPTTLSTKSILYLCEDHFDLEQHMENYMQYKIMGSVKKIRMKPNAIPSKFSHSIQIVRPAESTATSTCLISPTSYPVQGTGRGYVPHDPPSGSIYEVETSADTASVSPVHVKKEPECTPDPCELPLVKEEAEFVDEEVCVKEEEWSDSGDGRGVSEAAMLAGLYSGHEVKDELVLGPERPHRPTVAGVTASALVSSAAAGRGRSCSVRLERLLVDSARRGGRVARRTYKLRKPAPTLKVTTTIYQCHHCGKQFRNKSVLNKHVHTHSPLHDSTGDYLEHHQMLPDDKKPYKYSDNKNTSNLKTKVKCNKKSDLQDYLMIHTDDKPFQCRFCDHRSRRKGYLRIHEMTHGKTPFKCDHCDKKCLTKASLRNHLMIHTGEKPFKCRYCDYKSRHQANLRSHEMTHTDTKPYKCRYCDHRSRQKAHLQTHEMTHTGKAPFKCHHCDKKCITKASFRTHLMIHTGEKPYKCRYCEYSSRQKVTLRVHEIKHASETPFKCNYCDYKCKRKSALLAHEMTHTDEYPFICNYCDCKFKRKPEKKIHMMLHTGEYPFICDYCDRKFKRKFDIKFHIMLHTGENPFKCNYCDYKCKRNTELRIHEMRHTGEKPFKCNYCDYKCIRKGDIRIHEMKHTGEKPFKCNICDYKCKRNGELRAHQIIHRGEKPFKCNYCNYECKRKGDLLAHKMTHSDEYPFICNYCNHKFKRKLEIKRHMIVHTAEE; translated from the exons ATGAGTTTTTATAGTATGTATCGTTGGTGTATAGTGCCAAATTGTAATAACTCAACATCGAAGACCCCAGAAAAGTTATTTATCAAAGTTCCGAACGACATTTATATGAGAAATGTTTGGTTAGAACTCTCGGGACGAGATCCAACAACACTCTCTACAAAATCTATTCTATACCTCTGCGAGGATCACTTTGAT CTAGAACAACACATGGAAAACTACATGCAGTATAAGATAATGGGATCAGTAAAAAAGATCAGAATGAAACCAAACGCCATACCATCTAAGTTTAGTCACAGTATACAGATTGTGAGGCCAGCAGAGAGCACCGCAACAAGTACATGCCTCATATCACCAACATCAT ACCCAGTCCAGGGCACAGGGCGGGGTTATGTCCCCCATGACCCCCCCTCTGGATCCATCTATGAGGTGGAGACAAGTGCTGACACTGCCAGCGTGTCGCCGGTGCATGTGAAGAAGGAGCCTGAGTGTACACCGGATCCGTGTGAACTGC CCCTTGTTAAAGAGGAAGCAGAATTCGTGGATGAAGAGGTGTGTGTGAAGGAGGAGGAGTGGTCGGACAGCGGCGACGGGCGCGGCGTGAGCGAGGCAGCCATGCTGGCCGGCCTGTACAGCGGGCACGAGGTCAAGGACGAGCTCGTGCTGGGGCCGGAGCGCCCGCACCGCCCCACAGTTGCCGGGGTGACAG CGTCCGCTCTCGTCTCCTCTGCGGCGGCGGGTCGGGGCCGCTCGTGCTCGGTCAGGCTGGAGCGCCTCCTGGTAGActcggcgcggcgcggcggccgggtCGCGCGCCGCACATACAAGCTGCGCAAGCCCGCACCCACACTCAAGGTCACCACCACCATCTATCAATGTCACCATTGCGGCAAACAGTTCAGGAACAAGTCCGTTCTGAACAAACACGTACACACTCACTCACCTTTACATGATTCTACCGGAGACTATTTAGAACATCATCAAATGCTACCCGACGATAAAAAGCCGTATAAATACAGCGATAATAAAAACACGAGTAATCTTAAGACAAAAGTCAAGTGTAATAAGAAATCAGATTTACAAGATTACCTGATGATTCACACTGACGATAAGCCATTTCAGTGTAGGTTCTGTGACCACAGGAGCCGTCGCAAAGGATACTTACGTATTCATGAGATGACACACGGTAAAACGCCTTTTAAATGTGATCATTGTGATAAAAAGTGCTTAACGAAAGCATCGTTACGGAATCACCTTATGATACACACTGGCGAGAAGCCCTTCAAGTGTAGATACTGTGACTACAAGAGCCGTCATCAAGCAAACTTACGATCTCACGAGATGACACACACTGACACGAAGCCTTACAAGTGTAGGTATTGCGatcacaggagccgtcagaaaGCACACCTACAAACTCACGAGATGACACACACTGGTAAAGCACCTTTTAAATGTCACCACTGTGATAAAAAGTGCATAACGAAAGCTTCGTTTCGGACTCATCTTATGATACACACTGGTGAGAAACCTTACAAGTGTAGATACTGTGAATATAGCAGTCGTCAGAAAGTAACCTTACGAGTTCACGAGATTAAACATGCAAGTGAAACCCCTTTTAAATGTAACTACTGCGATTACAAGTGCAAACGAAAAAGTGCCTTACTGGCTCATGAAATGACACATACAGATGAATACCCCTTTATATGTAACTATTGCGATTGCAAGTTCAAACGGAAACCTGAGAAAAAGATTCATATGATGTTACATACAGGTGAATACCCCTTCATATGTGACTATTGTGATCGCAAGTTCAAACGGAAATTCGATATAAAGTTTCATATTATGTTGCACACAGGTGAAAACCCCTTTAAGTGTAACTACTGCGATTACAAGTGCAAACGGAATACAGAATTACGGATTCATGAGATGAGACACACAGGTGAAAAACCCTTTAAGTGCAACTACTGCGATTACAAATGCATACGGAAAGGAGACATACGGATTCATGAGATGAAACATACAGGCGAAAAACCCTTTAAATGTAACATCTGTGATTATAAGTGTAAACGCAATGGTGAATTACGGGCCCATCAGATAATACATAGAGGTGAAAAACCCTTTAAATGTAACTACTGCAATTACGAATGCAAACGAAAAGGTGACTTACTTGCTCATAAGATGACTCATTCAGATGAATACCCCTTTATATGTAACTATTGTAATCACAAATTCAAACGGAAACTTGAGATAAAGAGGCATATGATAGTACATACCGCTGAGGAATGA
- the LOC133531490 gene encoding zinc finger protein ZFP2-like isoform X2: protein MSFYSMYRWCIVPNCNNSTSKTPEKLFIKVPNDIYMRNVWLELSGRDPTTLSTKSILYLCEDHFDLEQHMENYMQYKIMGSVKKIRMKPNAIPSKFSHSIQIVRPAESTATSTCLISPTSFQGTGRGYVPHDPPSGSIYEVETSADTASVSPVHVKKEPECTPDPCELPLVKEEAEFVDEEVCVKEEEWSDSGDGRGVSEAAMLAGLYSGHEVKDELVLGPERPHRPTVAGVTASALVSSAAAGRGRSCSVRLERLLVDSARRGGRVARRTYKLRKPAPTLKVTTTIYQCHHCGKQFRNKSVLNKHVHTHSPLHDSTGDYLEHHQMLPDDKKPYKYSDNKNTSNLKTKVKCNKKSDLQDYLMIHTDDKPFQCRFCDHRSRRKGYLRIHEMTHGKTPFKCDHCDKKCLTKASLRNHLMIHTGEKPFKCRYCDYKSRHQANLRSHEMTHTDTKPYKCRYCDHRSRQKAHLQTHEMTHTGKAPFKCHHCDKKCITKASFRTHLMIHTGEKPYKCRYCEYSSRQKVTLRVHEIKHASETPFKCNYCDYKCKRKSALLAHEMTHTDEYPFICNYCDCKFKRKPEKKIHMMLHTGEYPFICDYCDRKFKRKFDIKFHIMLHTGENPFKCNYCDYKCKRNTELRIHEMRHTGEKPFKCNYCDYKCIRKGDIRIHEMKHTGEKPFKCNICDYKCKRNGELRAHQIIHRGEKPFKCNYCNYECKRKGDLLAHKMTHSDEYPFICNYCNHKFKRKLEIKRHMIVHTAEE from the exons ATGAGTTTTTATAGTATGTATCGTTGGTGTATAGTGCCAAATTGTAATAACTCAACATCGAAGACCCCAGAAAAGTTATTTATCAAAGTTCCGAACGACATTTATATGAGAAATGTTTGGTTAGAACTCTCGGGACGAGATCCAACAACACTCTCTACAAAATCTATTCTATACCTCTGCGAGGATCACTTTGAT CTAGAACAACACATGGAAAACTACATGCAGTATAAGATAATGGGATCAGTAAAAAAGATCAGAATGAAACCAAACGCCATACCATCTAAGTTTAGTCACAGTATACAGATTGTGAGGCCAGCAGAGAGCACCGCAACAAGTACATGCCTCATATCACCAACATCAT TCCAGGGCACAGGGCGGGGTTATGTCCCCCATGACCCCCCCTCTGGATCCATCTATGAGGTGGAGACAAGTGCTGACACTGCCAGCGTGTCGCCGGTGCATGTGAAGAAGGAGCCTGAGTGTACACCGGATCCGTGTGAACTGC CCCTTGTTAAAGAGGAAGCAGAATTCGTGGATGAAGAGGTGTGTGTGAAGGAGGAGGAGTGGTCGGACAGCGGCGACGGGCGCGGCGTGAGCGAGGCAGCCATGCTGGCCGGCCTGTACAGCGGGCACGAGGTCAAGGACGAGCTCGTGCTGGGGCCGGAGCGCCCGCACCGCCCCACAGTTGCCGGGGTGACAG CGTCCGCTCTCGTCTCCTCTGCGGCGGCGGGTCGGGGCCGCTCGTGCTCGGTCAGGCTGGAGCGCCTCCTGGTAGActcggcgcggcgcggcggccgggtCGCGCGCCGCACATACAAGCTGCGCAAGCCCGCACCCACACTCAAGGTCACCACCACCATCTATCAATGTCACCATTGCGGCAAACAGTTCAGGAACAAGTCCGTTCTGAACAAACACGTACACACTCACTCACCTTTACATGATTCTACCGGAGACTATTTAGAACATCATCAAATGCTACCCGACGATAAAAAGCCGTATAAATACAGCGATAATAAAAACACGAGTAATCTTAAGACAAAAGTCAAGTGTAATAAGAAATCAGATTTACAAGATTACCTGATGATTCACACTGACGATAAGCCATTTCAGTGTAGGTTCTGTGACCACAGGAGCCGTCGCAAAGGATACTTACGTATTCATGAGATGACACACGGTAAAACGCCTTTTAAATGTGATCATTGTGATAAAAAGTGCTTAACGAAAGCATCGTTACGGAATCACCTTATGATACACACTGGCGAGAAGCCCTTCAAGTGTAGATACTGTGACTACAAGAGCCGTCATCAAGCAAACTTACGATCTCACGAGATGACACACACTGACACGAAGCCTTACAAGTGTAGGTATTGCGatcacaggagccgtcagaaaGCACACCTACAAACTCACGAGATGACACACACTGGTAAAGCACCTTTTAAATGTCACCACTGTGATAAAAAGTGCATAACGAAAGCTTCGTTTCGGACTCATCTTATGATACACACTGGTGAGAAACCTTACAAGTGTAGATACTGTGAATATAGCAGTCGTCAGAAAGTAACCTTACGAGTTCACGAGATTAAACATGCAAGTGAAACCCCTTTTAAATGTAACTACTGCGATTACAAGTGCAAACGAAAAAGTGCCTTACTGGCTCATGAAATGACACATACAGATGAATACCCCTTTATATGTAACTATTGCGATTGCAAGTTCAAACGGAAACCTGAGAAAAAGATTCATATGATGTTACATACAGGTGAATACCCCTTCATATGTGACTATTGTGATCGCAAGTTCAAACGGAAATTCGATATAAAGTTTCATATTATGTTGCACACAGGTGAAAACCCCTTTAAGTGTAACTACTGCGATTACAAGTGCAAACGGAATACAGAATTACGGATTCATGAGATGAGACACACAGGTGAAAAACCCTTTAAGTGCAACTACTGCGATTACAAATGCATACGGAAAGGAGACATACGGATTCATGAGATGAAACATACAGGCGAAAAACCCTTTAAATGTAACATCTGTGATTATAAGTGTAAACGCAATGGTGAATTACGGGCCCATCAGATAATACATAGAGGTGAAAAACCCTTTAAATGTAACTACTGCAATTACGAATGCAAACGAAAAGGTGACTTACTTGCTCATAAGATGACTCATTCAGATGAATACCCCTTTATATGTAACTATTGTAATCACAAATTCAAACGGAAACTTGAGATAAAGAGGCATATGATAGTACATACCGCTGAGGAATGA
- the LOC133531490 gene encoding zinc finger protein ZFP2-like isoform X3, with product MSFYSMYRWCIVPNCNNSTSKTPEKLFIKVPNDIYMRNVWLELSGRDPTTLSTKSILYLCEDHFDLEQHMENYMQYKIMGSVKKIRMKPNAIPSKFSHSIQIVRPAESTATSTCLISPTSSLVKEEAEFVDEEVCVKEEEWSDSGDGRGVSEAAMLAGLYSGHEVKDELVLGPERPHRPTVAGVTASALVSSAAAGRGRSCSVRLERLLVDSARRGGRVARRTYKLRKPAPTLKVTTTIYQCHHCGKQFRNKSVLNKHVHTHSPLHDSTGDYLEHHQMLPDDKKPYKYSDNKNTSNLKTKVKCNKKSDLQDYLMIHTDDKPFQCRFCDHRSRRKGYLRIHEMTHGKTPFKCDHCDKKCLTKASLRNHLMIHTGEKPFKCRYCDYKSRHQANLRSHEMTHTDTKPYKCRYCDHRSRQKAHLQTHEMTHTGKAPFKCHHCDKKCITKASFRTHLMIHTGEKPYKCRYCEYSSRQKVTLRVHEIKHASETPFKCNYCDYKCKRKSALLAHEMTHTDEYPFICNYCDCKFKRKPEKKIHMMLHTGEYPFICDYCDRKFKRKFDIKFHIMLHTGENPFKCNYCDYKCKRNTELRIHEMRHTGEKPFKCNYCDYKCIRKGDIRIHEMKHTGEKPFKCNICDYKCKRNGELRAHQIIHRGEKPFKCNYCNYECKRKGDLLAHKMTHSDEYPFICNYCNHKFKRKLEIKRHMIVHTAEE from the exons ATGAGTTTTTATAGTATGTATCGTTGGTGTATAGTGCCAAATTGTAATAACTCAACATCGAAGACCCCAGAAAAGTTATTTATCAAAGTTCCGAACGACATTTATATGAGAAATGTTTGGTTAGAACTCTCGGGACGAGATCCAACAACACTCTCTACAAAATCTATTCTATACCTCTGCGAGGATCACTTTGAT CTAGAACAACACATGGAAAACTACATGCAGTATAAGATAATGGGATCAGTAAAAAAGATCAGAATGAAACCAAACGCCATACCATCTAAGTTTAGTCACAGTATACAGATTGTGAGGCCAGCAGAGAGCACCGCAACAAGTACATGCCTCATATCACCAACATCAT CCCTTGTTAAAGAGGAAGCAGAATTCGTGGATGAAGAGGTGTGTGTGAAGGAGGAGGAGTGGTCGGACAGCGGCGACGGGCGCGGCGTGAGCGAGGCAGCCATGCTGGCCGGCCTGTACAGCGGGCACGAGGTCAAGGACGAGCTCGTGCTGGGGCCGGAGCGCCCGCACCGCCCCACAGTTGCCGGGGTGACAG CGTCCGCTCTCGTCTCCTCTGCGGCGGCGGGTCGGGGCCGCTCGTGCTCGGTCAGGCTGGAGCGCCTCCTGGTAGActcggcgcggcgcggcggccgggtCGCGCGCCGCACATACAAGCTGCGCAAGCCCGCACCCACACTCAAGGTCACCACCACCATCTATCAATGTCACCATTGCGGCAAACAGTTCAGGAACAAGTCCGTTCTGAACAAACACGTACACACTCACTCACCTTTACATGATTCTACCGGAGACTATTTAGAACATCATCAAATGCTACCCGACGATAAAAAGCCGTATAAATACAGCGATAATAAAAACACGAGTAATCTTAAGACAAAAGTCAAGTGTAATAAGAAATCAGATTTACAAGATTACCTGATGATTCACACTGACGATAAGCCATTTCAGTGTAGGTTCTGTGACCACAGGAGCCGTCGCAAAGGATACTTACGTATTCATGAGATGACACACGGTAAAACGCCTTTTAAATGTGATCATTGTGATAAAAAGTGCTTAACGAAAGCATCGTTACGGAATCACCTTATGATACACACTGGCGAGAAGCCCTTCAAGTGTAGATACTGTGACTACAAGAGCCGTCATCAAGCAAACTTACGATCTCACGAGATGACACACACTGACACGAAGCCTTACAAGTGTAGGTATTGCGatcacaggagccgtcagaaaGCACACCTACAAACTCACGAGATGACACACACTGGTAAAGCACCTTTTAAATGTCACCACTGTGATAAAAAGTGCATAACGAAAGCTTCGTTTCGGACTCATCTTATGATACACACTGGTGAGAAACCTTACAAGTGTAGATACTGTGAATATAGCAGTCGTCAGAAAGTAACCTTACGAGTTCACGAGATTAAACATGCAAGTGAAACCCCTTTTAAATGTAACTACTGCGATTACAAGTGCAAACGAAAAAGTGCCTTACTGGCTCATGAAATGACACATACAGATGAATACCCCTTTATATGTAACTATTGCGATTGCAAGTTCAAACGGAAACCTGAGAAAAAGATTCATATGATGTTACATACAGGTGAATACCCCTTCATATGTGACTATTGTGATCGCAAGTTCAAACGGAAATTCGATATAAAGTTTCATATTATGTTGCACACAGGTGAAAACCCCTTTAAGTGTAACTACTGCGATTACAAGTGCAAACGGAATACAGAATTACGGATTCATGAGATGAGACACACAGGTGAAAAACCCTTTAAGTGCAACTACTGCGATTACAAATGCATACGGAAAGGAGACATACGGATTCATGAGATGAAACATACAGGCGAAAAACCCTTTAAATGTAACATCTGTGATTATAAGTGTAAACGCAATGGTGAATTACGGGCCCATCAGATAATACATAGAGGTGAAAAACCCTTTAAATGTAACTACTGCAATTACGAATGCAAACGAAAAGGTGACTTACTTGCTCATAAGATGACTCATTCAGATGAATACCCCTTTATATGTAACTATTGTAATCACAAATTCAAACGGAAACTTGAGATAAAGAGGCATATGATAGTACATACCGCTGAGGAATGA